The proteins below come from a single Dasypus novemcinctus isolate mDasNov1 chromosome 22, mDasNov1.1.hap2, whole genome shotgun sequence genomic window:
- the LOC105744147 gene encoding patr class I histocompatibility antigen, A-126 alpha chain-like isoform X2, with protein MVPAAQIKPAPTCRHSGSARPGDPAMAPGTLLLLLSGALTQTWAGPHSLRYFSTIVSRPERGDTHYIAVGYVDDTQGARFDSDADSPSLVPRAPWAEQEGSEYWEQTRRAKRNAQTSREYLRTLRGYYNQSEAGSHTFQWMYGCDVGTDGRLLRGYYQNAYDGADHLALNEDLRSWTAADTAAQITRRKWEEARVAQYEKAYLEDKCVQWLQRFLERGKETLLRTDPPKTHVTHHPIPDRGVTLRCWALGFYPAEITLTWQRDGEDQTQDMEFVETRPAGDGTFQKWAAVVVPSGEEERYTCHVQHEGLPEPLTLRWEPPSQPPILIVGIVAALVILGVSVVAGVLIWKRRNSGGKGGSYAQAAS; from the exons ATGGTACCCGCTGCCCAGATAAAGCCCGCCCCGACCTGCCGGCATTCAGGTTCCGCCAGACCCGGGGATCCGGCCATGGCGCCGGGGAccctcctcctgctgctctcGGGGGCCCTGACCCAGACCTGGGCGG GCCCCCACTCCCTCAGGTATTTCAGCACCATCGTGTCCCGGCCCGAGCGCGGGGACACCCACTACATCGCCGTGGGCTACGTGGACGACACGCAGGGCGCGCGGTTCGACAGCGACGCGGACAGTCCGAGTTTGGTGCCGCGGGCGCCGTGGGCGGAGCAGGAGGGGTCCGAGTACTGGGAGCAGACGCGGAGGGCCAAGAGAAACGCGCAGACCTCCAGGGAGTACCTGCGGACTCTGCGCGGCTACTACAACCAGAGCGAGGCCG GGTCTCACACCTTCCAGTGGATGTATGGCTGTGACGTGGGCACCGACGGGCGCCTCCTCCGCGGGTACTACCAAAACGCCTACGATGGCGCCGACCACCTCGCCCTCAACGAGGACCTGCGCTCCTGGACGGCGGCGGACACGGCGGCGCAGATCACCCGGCGCAAGTGGGAGGAGGCGCGGGTTGCGCAGTATGAGAAAGCCTACCTGGAGGACAAATGTGTGCAGTGGCTGCAGAGATTcctggagagggggaaggagacgCTGCTGCGCACAG ACCCCCCAAAGACACACGTGACCCACCACCCCATCCCTGACCGTGGGGTCACCCtgaggtgctgggccctgggcttctACCCAGCGGAGATCACGCTGACCTGGCAGCGGGACGGGGAGGACCAGACCCAGGACATGGAGTTTGTGGAGACCAGGCCTGCGGGGGACGGAACCTTCCAGAAGTGGGCGGCTGTGGTGGTGCcttctggggaggaagagagatacaCATGCCACGTGCAGCACGAGGGGCTGCCTGAGCCCCTCACCCTGAGATGGG AGCCGCCTTCCCAGCCCCCCATCCTCATCGTGGGAATCGTGGCTGCCCTGGTCATCCTTGGAGTGTCCGTGGTGGCTGGAGTTCTGATCTGGAAGAGGAGGAACTCAG GTGGAAAAGGAGGGAGCTACGCTCAGGCTGCTT CGTGA
- the LOC105744147 gene encoding saoe class I histocompatibility antigen, A alpha chain-like isoform X1, which yields MAPGTLLLLLSGALTQTWAGPHSLRYFSTIVSRPERGDTHYIAVGYVDDTQGARFDSDADSPSLVPRAPWAEQEGSEYWEQTRRAKRNAQTSREYLRTLRGYYNQSEAGSHTFQWMYGCDVGTDGRLLRGYYQNAYDGADHLALNEDLRSWTAADTAAQITRRKWEEARVAQYEKAYLEDKCVQWLQRFLERGKETLLRTDPPKTHVTHHPIPDRGVTLRCWALGFYPAEITLTWQRDGEDQTQDMEFVETRPAGDGTFQKWAAVVVPSGEEERYTCHVQHEGLPEPLTLRWEPPSQPPILIVGIVAALVILGVSVVAGVLIWKRRNSGGKGGSYAQAASSDSAQGSDESLEASRDGTLGA from the exons ATGGCGCCGGGGAccctcctcctgctgctctcGGGGGCCCTGACCCAGACCTGGGCGG GCCCCCACTCCCTCAGGTATTTCAGCACCATCGTGTCCCGGCCCGAGCGCGGGGACACCCACTACATCGCCGTGGGCTACGTGGACGACACGCAGGGCGCGCGGTTCGACAGCGACGCGGACAGTCCGAGTTTGGTGCCGCGGGCGCCGTGGGCGGAGCAGGAGGGGTCCGAGTACTGGGAGCAGACGCGGAGGGCCAAGAGAAACGCGCAGACCTCCAGGGAGTACCTGCGGACTCTGCGCGGCTACTACAACCAGAGCGAGGCCG GGTCTCACACCTTCCAGTGGATGTATGGCTGTGACGTGGGCACCGACGGGCGCCTCCTCCGCGGGTACTACCAAAACGCCTACGATGGCGCCGACCACCTCGCCCTCAACGAGGACCTGCGCTCCTGGACGGCGGCGGACACGGCGGCGCAGATCACCCGGCGCAAGTGGGAGGAGGCGCGGGTTGCGCAGTATGAGAAAGCCTACCTGGAGGACAAATGTGTGCAGTGGCTGCAGAGATTcctggagagggggaaggagacgCTGCTGCGCACAG ACCCCCCAAAGACACACGTGACCCACCACCCCATCCCTGACCGTGGGGTCACCCtgaggtgctgggccctgggcttctACCCAGCGGAGATCACGCTGACCTGGCAGCGGGACGGGGAGGACCAGACCCAGGACATGGAGTTTGTGGAGACCAGGCCTGCGGGGGACGGAACCTTCCAGAAGTGGGCGGCTGTGGTGGTGCcttctggggaggaagagagatacaCATGCCACGTGCAGCACGAGGGGCTGCCTGAGCCCCTCACCCTGAGATGGG AGCCGCCTTCCCAGCCCCCCATCCTCATCGTGGGAATCGTGGCTGCCCTGGTCATCCTTGGAGTGTCCGTGGTGGCTGGAGTTCTGATCTGGAAGAGGAGGAACTCAG GTGGAAAAGGAGGGAGCTACGCTCAGGCTGCTT CCAGTGACAGTGCCCAGGGCTCTGATGAGTCTCTTGAGGCTTCTAGAGATGGGACCCTGGGGGCCTGA